A window of the Streptomyces sp. NBC_00250 genome harbors these coding sequences:
- a CDS encoding helix-turn-helix domain-containing protein — translation MSQDSTAPEAARKLTGRRRREVVAVLLFSGGPIFESSIPLSVFGIDRQDAGVPRYRLLVCAGEDGPLRTTGGLELTAPYGLEAIGRAGTVVVPAWRSITSPPPPEALEALRRAHEEGARIVGLCTGAFVLAAAGLLDGRPATTHWMYAPTLAKRYPSVHVDPRELFVDDGDVLTSAGTAAGIDLCLHIVRTDHGTEAAGALARRLVVPPRRSGGQERYLDRSLPEEIGADPLAEVVAWALEHLHEQFDVETLAARAYMSRRTFDRRFRSLTGSAPLQWLITQRVLQAQRLLETSDYSVDEVAGRCGFRSPVALRGHFRRQLGSSPAAYRAAYRARRPQGDAVTAVLDPVVPAQVAAGIRRPGSPLDPGKPQSDAYAPGRPALPGQRSAP, via the coding sequence ATGAGCCAGGACTCCACCGCACCGGAGGCCGCACGGAAGCTGACCGGGCGCCGCCGTCGCGAAGTCGTCGCGGTGCTGCTGTTCAGTGGCGGCCCCATCTTCGAGAGCTCCATCCCGCTCTCCGTTTTCGGCATCGACCGGCAGGACGCCGGAGTGCCCCGCTACCGGCTGCTCGTCTGCGCCGGTGAGGACGGACCGCTGCGGACCACCGGTGGACTCGAACTGACCGCGCCGTACGGCCTGGAGGCCATCGGCCGCGCGGGCACCGTCGTCGTCCCGGCCTGGCGGTCGATCACCTCGCCGCCACCGCCGGAGGCGCTCGAAGCGCTGCGCCGCGCCCACGAGGAGGGTGCGCGGATCGTCGGTCTGTGCACCGGGGCGTTCGTGCTCGCCGCGGCCGGTCTGCTCGACGGCCGCCCGGCGACCACGCACTGGATGTACGCGCCGACGCTCGCCAAGCGCTACCCGTCGGTCCATGTGGACCCCCGGGAGCTCTTCGTCGACGACGGGGACGTACTGACCTCCGCGGGCACGGCGGCCGGAATCGATCTGTGTCTGCACATCGTGCGGACCGACCACGGCACGGAGGCCGCGGGCGCCCTTGCGCGCCGGCTGGTCGTCCCGCCGCGGCGCAGCGGCGGTCAGGAGCGCTACCTCGACAGGTCTTTACCAGAGGAGATCGGCGCCGACCCGCTGGCCGAGGTCGTCGCCTGGGCGCTGGAGCACCTCCACGAGCAGTTCGACGTGGAGACCCTGGCTGCCCGCGCGTACATGTCACGGCGGACCTTCGACCGCCGGTTCCGCTCGCTGACGGGTTCGGCCCCCCTCCAGTGGCTGATCACCCAGCGGGTGCTCCAGGCGCAGCGGCTGCTCGAAACCTCCGACTACTCGGTCGACGAGGTCGCGGGCAGGTGCGGCTTCCGGTCCCCGGTGGCGCTGCGCGGCCACTTCCGGCGCCAGCTCGGCTCCTCGCCGGCCGCCTACCGGGCGGCGTACCGCGCCCGGCGGCCGCAGGGCGATGCCGTCACGGCGGTGCTCGACCCGGTCGTGCCCGCCCAGGTCGCGGCCGGCATCCGGCGCCCGGGTTCCCCGCTGGACCCGGGGAAGCCGCAGTCCGACGCCTACGCCCCCGGGCGGCCGGCGCTCCCGGGCCAGCGCAGCGCGCCGTAA
- a CDS encoding glycoside hydrolase family 18 protein yields the protein MGTSSHRRRASTRTKVVGAVVAAAVVGGAAFALTGTAQAAAVGAAYTRTSSWTGGYTGQYVVTNETSAAQSDWTLEFDLPAGTTIGSLWNGEHTVSGSHVTVKPASWNKQLAPGQSVTVGFVTSAAGQAGDPANCLINKATCSAGGTAPTPSGRPTDQPTATASPSATATTSPKPTATATTSPKPTATATTTAPPTPTATPTPTPTATATGAPVTAAKYAPYVDTSLYPTYDLLATADATGVKEFNLAFITSGGSCAPLWGGVTDLASDKVAAQIGALRAKGGDVRVSFGGAAGHELALNCSSSSALAAAYGKVIDQYKLTKVDFDVEGAALPDTAANTRRSQAIAQLQKSHPGLNVSFTLPVMPEGLTQPGVDLLADAKRNGVRIDAVNIMAMDYGPAYSADMGTYAIQAATATQAQIKGVLGLSDAAAWKAVAVTPMIGVNDVASEIFKVDDATQLVDFAKSKGIGWLSMWSSTRDKQCASGAVNYADATCSSILQQPLAFTKAFAAYK from the coding sequence ATGGGCACCAGTTCGCACCGGCGCAGGGCGAGCACCAGGACCAAGGTCGTCGGAGCGGTCGTCGCCGCCGCGGTCGTCGGCGGCGCCGCGTTCGCGCTCACGGGTACGGCCCAGGCCGCCGCGGTCGGCGCGGCCTACACCAGGACCAGCTCCTGGACCGGCGGCTACACCGGCCAGTACGTCGTCACCAACGAGACCTCCGCCGCCCAGTCCGACTGGACCCTGGAGTTCGACCTTCCGGCCGGGACGACCATCGGCTCCCTCTGGAACGGCGAGCACACCGTCTCCGGCAGCCACGTCACCGTGAAGCCGGCGAGCTGGAACAAGCAGCTCGCGCCCGGCCAGTCCGTCACCGTCGGCTTCGTCACCTCCGCCGCCGGACAGGCCGGCGACCCCGCCAACTGCCTGATCAACAAGGCGACCTGCTCCGCGGGAGGCACCGCGCCCACCCCCAGTGGCCGCCCCACCGACCAGCCCACCGCCACCGCCTCCCCCTCGGCGACCGCCACCACGAGCCCGAAGCCGACCGCCACGGCCACCACGAGCCCCAAGCCGACGGCCACCGCCACCACCACGGCGCCCCCGACCCCCACCGCCACCCCCACCCCGACACCCACGGCGACCGCGACCGGCGCGCCCGTCACCGCCGCCAAGTACGCCCCGTACGTCGACACCTCGCTCTACCCGACGTACGACCTGCTCGCGACCGCCGACGCCACCGGTGTGAAGGAGTTCAACCTCGCCTTCATCACCTCCGGCGGCTCCTGCGCCCCGCTGTGGGGCGGGGTCACCGACCTGGCGAGCGACAAGGTCGCCGCCCAGATAGGCGCCCTGCGCGCCAAGGGCGGTGACGTCCGGGTCTCCTTCGGCGGCGCCGCCGGTCACGAGCTGGCCCTGAACTGCTCCTCGTCCTCGGCGCTGGCCGCCGCGTACGGCAAGGTCATCGACCAGTACAAGCTGACCAAGGTCGACTTCGACGTCGAGGGCGCGGCCCTGCCGGACACCGCCGCCAACACCCGCCGCTCACAGGCGATCGCCCAGCTCCAGAAGTCCCACCCCGGCCTGAACGTCTCCTTCACCCTGCCGGTCATGCCCGAGGGCCTGACCCAGCCGGGCGTCGACCTGCTCGCCGACGCCAAGCGGAACGGGGTCCGCATCGACGCCGTCAACATCATGGCGATGGACTACGGGCCGGCGTACAGCGCCGACATGGGCACCTACGCGATCCAGGCCGCCACCGCGACCCAGGCGCAGATCAAGGGCGTCCTCGGGCTCTCCGACGCCGCCGCCTGGAAGGCCGTCGCCGTCACCCCGATGATCGGCGTCAACGACGTCGCGAGCGAGATCTTCAAGGTCGACGACGCCACCCAGCTCGTCGACTTCGCGAAGTCGAAGGGCATCGGCTGGCTCTCGATGTGGTCCTCGACCCGGGACAAGCAGTGCGCGTCCGGCGCGGTGAACTACGCGGACGCCACCTGCTCCTCGATCCTCCAGCAGCCGCTGGCCTTCACGAAGGCCTTCGCCGCCTACAAGTAG
- the orn gene encoding oligoribonuclease, with product MNDRMVWIDCEMTGLSLTDDALIEVAALVTDSELNVLGDGVDIVIRPPDAALETMPEIVRQMHTASGLLDALAEGTTLADAEAQVLAYIREHVKEPGKAPLCGNSVSTDRGFLARDMPALESHLHYRIVDVSSVKELARRWYPRAYFNSPEKNGNHRALADIRESIAELRYYREAVFVPQPGPDSETAKRIAARHVVPSE from the coding sequence ATGAACGATCGCATGGTGTGGATCGACTGCGAGATGACCGGGCTCTCGCTGACGGACGACGCACTCATCGAGGTGGCCGCACTGGTCACCGACTCGGAACTGAACGTGCTCGGCGACGGGGTGGACATCGTGATCCGCCCGCCGGACGCGGCCCTGGAGACCATGCCCGAGATCGTGCGCCAGATGCACACGGCCTCGGGGCTCCTCGACGCGCTCGCCGAAGGCACCACACTCGCCGACGCGGAGGCCCAGGTCCTCGCGTACATCCGCGAGCACGTCAAGGAACCCGGCAAGGCACCCCTGTGCGGGAACTCGGTCTCCACGGACCGCGGCTTCCTCGCCCGGGACATGCCCGCCCTGGAGAGCCACCTGCACTACCGGATCGTCGATGTCTCCTCGGTCAAGGAGCTGGCCCGCCGCTGGTACCCGAGGGCGTACTTCAACAGTCCGGAGAAGAACGGCAACCACCGGGCGCTCGCCGACATCCGCGAGTCCATCGCGGAGCTGCGCTACTACCGCGAGGCGGTCTTCGTCCCGCAGCCCGGCCCGGACTCCGAGACCGCGAAGCGGATCGCGGCCCGGCACGTCGTACCGTCCGAATGA
- a CDS encoding GPR1/FUN34/YaaH family transporter: protein MDNEVAAGNTTSTLGNLALGLTLLAFGLGGTGVIDNVAAADAAGLATWVGGVTLFLVGLLALRAGDKGEGTAFAALGAFWFTWGTAAGGGASADAVGVFLLLWALLALTLTMAAKGGGMFGQGVYGLLFVALLLLGIGALADNGGLAKAGGWVAAVAGLIAWYGATAAVAGWPTALGRASRSAAAAS from the coding sequence GTGGACAACGAAGTCGCCGCGGGAAACACCACCTCCACTCTCGGCAACCTCGCACTCGGACTGACCCTGTTGGCCTTCGGCCTGGGCGGTACGGGTGTCATCGACAACGTCGCGGCAGCGGATGCCGCGGGCCTCGCCACCTGGGTCGGCGGGGTGACGCTCTTCCTCGTCGGCCTGCTCGCCCTCCGTGCGGGCGACAAGGGCGAGGGCACGGCGTTCGCGGCGCTCGGCGCCTTCTGGTTCACCTGGGGAACCGCGGCCGGCGGCGGCGCCTCGGCCGACGCCGTGGGCGTCTTCCTGCTCCTGTGGGCGCTCCTGGCGCTCACGCTGACCATGGCCGCCAAGGGTGGCGGCATGTTCGGACAGGGCGTGTACGGGCTGCTGTTCGTCGCGCTCCTGCTGCTCGGCATCGGGGCGCTCGCCGACAACGGCGGGCTCGCGAAGGCGGGCGGCTGGGTGGCGGCGGTCGCCGGCCTGATCGCCTGGTACGGCGCCACGGCGGCGGTCGCGGGCTGGCCGACCGCACTCGGACGGGCGAGCCGCAGCGCGGCGGCGGCGAGCTGA
- a CDS encoding endo-1,4-beta-xylanase, with the protein MLRRLITGAALLAAVLTTTATPASAADTPLRDLAAARGVYVGTAVTAGKLTGGYADVAGAQFGSLTPGNEMKWDSVEPARGTYDWTGADRLVAFAEAHGQQVRGHTLVWHSQLPGWLTSGTWSAARLRTLMTDHITAEAGRYRGRIDHWDVVNEPLNEDGTLRQSLWGAALGESYIADAFRAARAADPAAKLYLNDYSTDAVGAKSDGMYALVKRLLAQGVPVDGVGFQAHLVLGQVPASLEANLRRFAELGVDVAITELDIRMPLPATDAKPAQQKADYASVLRACLAVTRCAGVTVWGFTDSDSWIPDFFPGQGAATPYDENLAPKPAYAGIAETLAPVTPPAPGVCSVTYAVTSQWTGGFTAQVTLRNTGTAPLNGWTVRWTQPAGQRVTQAWNATVAQAGAEVTASHLSYNATVPPGGSVAFGFNGSWSGTNPPPAAPACTPGT; encoded by the coding sequence GTGCTCCGTCGCCTGATCACCGGCGCCGCCCTGCTCGCCGCGGTCCTCACGACCACCGCCACCCCCGCTTCGGCCGCCGACACCCCGCTGCGGGACCTCGCCGCGGCCCGCGGCGTCTACGTCGGCACCGCCGTCACCGCGGGGAAGCTCACCGGCGGGTACGCGGACGTCGCCGGGGCCCAGTTCGGCTCCCTCACCCCCGGCAACGAGATGAAGTGGGACTCCGTGGAGCCCGCGCGGGGCACGTACGACTGGACCGGCGCGGACCGCCTCGTCGCCTTCGCCGAGGCCCACGGCCAGCAGGTGCGCGGCCACACCCTCGTCTGGCACAGCCAGCTCCCCGGCTGGCTCACGAGCGGCACCTGGAGCGCCGCCCGGCTCCGCACCCTCATGACCGACCACATCACCGCCGAGGCCGGCCGCTACCGGGGCCGGATCGACCACTGGGACGTCGTCAACGAACCCCTGAACGAGGACGGCACCCTGCGTCAGTCCCTCTGGGGCGCGGCCCTCGGCGAGTCGTACATCGCGGACGCCTTCCGCGCGGCCCGCGCCGCCGACCCGGCCGCGAAGCTCTACCTCAACGACTACTCGACCGACGCCGTCGGCGCGAAGAGCGACGGCATGTACGCCCTGGTGAAGCGGCTCCTCGCGCAGGGCGTGCCGGTCGACGGGGTCGGCTTCCAGGCCCATCTCGTCCTCGGCCAGGTCCCCGCCTCCCTGGAGGCCAACCTGCGCCGCTTCGCCGAACTCGGCGTGGACGTGGCGATCACCGAGCTGGACATCCGGATGCCACTGCCCGCGACGGACGCGAAGCCGGCCCAGCAGAAGGCGGACTACGCCTCCGTCCTGCGGGCCTGCCTCGCCGTCACCCGCTGCGCGGGCGTCACGGTCTGGGGCTTCACCGACTCGGACTCCTGGATCCCGGACTTCTTCCCGGGCCAGGGCGCGGCGACGCCGTACGACGAGAACCTCGCACCCAAGCCCGCGTACGCCGGGATCGCCGAGACACTCGCCCCGGTGACCCCACCCGCCCCGGGTGTGTGTTCCGTCACATATGCCGTCACCAGTCAGTGGACGGGCGGTTTCACGGCCCAGGTCACCCTCCGGAACACGGGTACGGCCCCGCTGAACGGCTGGACGGTCCGCTGGACGCAGCCCGCCGGCCAGCGGGTCACCCAGGCGTGGAACGCGACGGTCGCCCAGGCCGGGGCGGAGGTGACGGCCTCGCACCTCTCGTACAACGCGACCGTCCCGCCGGGCGGCTCGGTCGCCTTCGGCTTCAACGGCTCCTGGTCGGGCACCAACCCGCCCCCGGCCGCCCCCGCCTGCACGCCGGGAACGTAG
- a CDS encoding universal stress protein, translated as MAGHEFPEPADRKRVADSTVDPLAVEQPRHACDPAFRHGVVVGFDGSTSSERALAYAIGMARRSGSGLIIVHVANRLPTTVWAGCEPPVFVDVPDHRTEVLGLELACAEHLSEVPWILVERGGDICHELEEVGREYSADAIVVGSTHGIVGRIFGSVAGRLARRAKRPVIVIP; from the coding sequence ATGGCCGGTCACGAATTCCCCGAACCCGCGGACCGCAAGCGCGTCGCCGATTCCACGGTCGACCCCCTCGCGGTCGAACAGCCACGTCACGCCTGCGACCCGGCCTTCCGGCACGGTGTCGTCGTCGGCTTCGACGGATCCACGTCCAGTGAGCGCGCCCTCGCGTACGCCATCGGCATGGCCAGGCGTTCCGGCTCGGGCCTGATCATCGTGCACGTGGCCAACCGGCTGCCCACCACGGTGTGGGCCGGCTGCGAGCCCCCCGTCTTCGTCGACGTGCCCGACCACCGCACCGAGGTCCTCGGTCTGGAGCTGGCCTGCGCCGAGCATCTCTCCGAGGTGCCCTGGATCCTCGTCGAGCGCGGTGGGGACATCTGCCACGAGCTGGAGGAGGTCGGCCGCGAGTACTCGGCCGACGCGATCGTGGTCGGCTCCACGCACGGAATCGTCGGCCGGATCTTCGGCTCGGTGGCCGGCCGGCTCGCGCGCCGCGCCAAGCGGCCCGTGATCGTCATCCCGTAA
- a CDS encoding cellulose binding domain-containing protein codes for MRSTRHLLAGLALTAGLLTGAAPATAAPTPAAATAASYTWKNVRVDGGGFVPGIVFNRTEKNLVYARTDIGGAYRWNQAASSWTPLLDAVDWDHWGHTGVVGLASDSVDPDKVYAAVGTYTNDWDPGNGAVLRSADRGATWQRTDLPFKLGGNMPGRGMGERLAVDPHKNSVLYLGTPSGNGLWRSTDSGVTWSKVTSFTNPGNHQQDPTDTSGYNSDEQGIVWVTFDESTGTAGSATGTLYVGVGDKQNAVYRSTDAGATWTRLPGQPTGHLAHKGVLDAENGYLYLAYSDTAGPYDGAKGQVWRYATATGTWTDISPVAEADTYYGFSGLTVDRQNPGTVMVSGYSSWFPDTQIFRSTDSGGSWTRAWDYTSYPNRADRYTMDVSSVPWLTWGADPAPPEQTPKLGWMTEALEIDPFDSNRMMYGTGATVYGTQDLGKWDTGTKFTIRPMVRGLEETAVLDLASPPSGAPLISALGDIGGFRHTDLTKVPSMMFTGPNFTSTTSVDFAETKPDTVVRAGNLDGGPRVAFSTDNGTNWRAGQEPSGVTGGGTVAASADGSRFVWSPDGTGVQTGTGSAWTASTGVPAGATVESDRVDPLTFYAVKSGTFYASTDGGASFTARATGLPAKGDVRFKAVPGRKGDLWLSGGAPDATYGLWHSTDGGVTFTRVSGVEQADTIGFGKAAPGATYPALYTSAKIGGVRGIFRSTDAGASWVRVNDDAHQWGWTGGAITGDPRVYGRVYVSTNGRGIIYGDTSETGGGDGGGTTEPPAPTGACKVAYKVTNQWQGGFQADVTLTNTSTTAWTGWKLGWDYPAGQRVGQMWNATPVRTGTAVTAQNVGWNGAVAAGASASFGFTGTWTGTNPVPAAFTLGGATCSVA; via the coding sequence ATGCGCAGCACACGCCATCTGCTCGCGGGGCTCGCCCTCACCGCGGGCCTCCTCACGGGGGCGGCACCCGCCACGGCCGCCCCCACCCCCGCTGCCGCAACAGCGGCCTCCTACACCTGGAAGAACGTCCGCGTCGACGGCGGCGGCTTCGTCCCCGGCATCGTCTTCAACCGGACCGAGAAGAACCTCGTCTACGCCCGCACGGACATCGGCGGCGCCTACCGCTGGAACCAGGCCGCCTCCTCCTGGACCCCGCTCCTCGACGCCGTCGACTGGGACCACTGGGGCCACACCGGGGTCGTCGGTCTCGCCTCCGACAGCGTCGACCCCGACAAGGTGTACGCGGCGGTCGGCACGTACACGAACGACTGGGACCCCGGCAACGGCGCCGTCCTCCGCTCCGCCGACCGGGGCGCCACCTGGCAGCGCACCGACCTCCCCTTCAAGCTCGGCGGCAACATGCCGGGCCGCGGCATGGGCGAGCGCCTCGCCGTCGACCCGCACAAGAACAGCGTCCTCTACCTCGGCACCCCCAGCGGCAACGGCCTCTGGCGTTCCACCGACTCCGGCGTCACCTGGTCGAAGGTCACCTCCTTCACCAACCCCGGCAACCACCAGCAGGACCCGACCGACACCAGCGGCTACAACTCCGACGAACAGGGCATCGTCTGGGTCACCTTCGACGAGTCCACCGGCACCGCCGGCAGTGCCACCGGCACCCTCTACGTCGGCGTCGGCGACAAGCAGAACGCCGTCTACCGCTCCACCGACGCCGGCGCCACCTGGACCCGGCTCCCCGGCCAGCCCACCGGCCACCTGGCCCACAAGGGCGTCCTCGACGCGGAGAACGGCTACCTCTACCTCGCGTACAGCGACACGGCGGGCCCCTACGACGGCGCCAAGGGCCAGGTCTGGCGGTACGCCACCGCCACCGGCACCTGGACGGACATCAGCCCCGTCGCCGAGGCCGACACCTACTACGGCTTCAGCGGACTCACCGTCGACCGGCAGAACCCCGGCACCGTCATGGTCTCCGGCTACAGCTCCTGGTTCCCCGACACCCAGATCTTCCGCTCCACCGACAGCGGCGGCAGCTGGACCAGGGCCTGGGACTACACCTCGTACCCGAACCGCGCCGACCGCTACACGATGGACGTCTCCTCCGTGCCCTGGCTGACCTGGGGCGCCGACCCGGCCCCGCCCGAGCAGACCCCGAAGCTCGGCTGGATGACCGAGGCCCTGGAGATCGACCCCTTCGACTCGAACCGCATGATGTACGGCACCGGCGCCACCGTGTACGGCACCCAGGACCTCGGCAAGTGGGACACCGGCACGAAGTTCACCATCCGGCCCATGGTCCGGGGCCTTGAGGAGACGGCCGTCCTCGACCTGGCCTCTCCGCCCTCCGGGGCCCCGCTGATCAGCGCCCTCGGCGACATCGGCGGCTTCCGGCACACGGACCTCACCAAGGTCCCGTCGATGATGTTCACCGGCCCCAACTTCACCTCCACCACCAGCGTCGACTTCGCCGAGACCAAGCCCGACACCGTCGTGCGCGCCGGGAACCTCGACGGCGGCCCACGCGTCGCGTTCTCCACCGACAACGGCACCAACTGGCGGGCCGGCCAGGAACCTTCGGGCGTCACCGGCGGCGGCACGGTCGCCGCGTCGGCGGACGGCAGCCGCTTCGTCTGGAGCCCGGACGGTACGGGCGTCCAGACCGGCACCGGCAGCGCCTGGACGGCCTCCACCGGCGTCCCGGCCGGCGCGACCGTCGAGTCCGACCGCGTCGACCCGCTCACCTTCTACGCCGTCAAGTCCGGCACCTTCTACGCCAGTACGGACGGCGGTGCGAGCTTCACCGCCCGCGCCACCGGCCTCCCCGCCAAGGGCGACGTCCGCTTCAAGGCCGTCCCCGGCAGGAAGGGCGACCTCTGGCTCTCCGGCGGCGCCCCCGACGCCACCTACGGCCTCTGGCACTCCACCGACGGCGGCGTCACCTTCACCCGGGTCTCCGGGGTCGAGCAGGCCGACACCATCGGCTTCGGCAAGGCCGCCCCGGGAGCCACGTACCCCGCCCTCTACACGAGCGCGAAGATCGGCGGCGTACGCGGCATCTTCCGCTCCACCGACGCGGGCGCGAGCTGGGTCCGCGTCAACGACGACGCCCACCAGTGGGGCTGGACCGGCGGCGCGATCACCGGCGACCCCCGTGTCTACGGCCGGGTGTACGTCTCCACCAACGGCCGCGGCATCATCTACGGCGACACGAGCGAGACCGGCGGCGGTGACGGCGGCGGCACCACCGAGCCGCCCGCGCCCACCGGCGCCTGCAAGGTCGCGTACAAGGTGACCAACCAGTGGCAGGGCGGCTTCCAGGCCGACGTCACCCTCACCAACACCTCCACCACCGCCTGGACCGGCTGGAAGCTCGGCTGGGACTACCCGGCGGGCCAGCGCGTCGGCCAGATGTGGAACGCGACCCCCGTCCGGACGGGCACCGCCGTCACCGCCCAGAACGTCGGCTGGAACGGCGCCGTCGCCGCCGGAGCCTCCGCCTCCTTCGGCTTCACCGGCACCTGGACCGGCACCAACCCCGTACCGGCCGCCTTCACCCTCGGAGGTGCGACGTGCTCCGTCGCCTGA
- the glmS gene encoding glutamine--fructose-6-phosphate transaminase (isomerizing), with protein sequence MCGIVGYIGKRDVAPLLLEGLARLEYRGYDSAGMVVTSPKASGLKMVKAKGRVRDLEARVPKRFTGTTGIAHTRWATHGAPSDVNSHPHLDPENKVAVVHNGIVDNAQELRAKLEADGVVFASETDTEVITHLIARSQAESLEEKVREALKVIEGTYGIAVMHADFNDRIVVARNGSPVILGIGEKEMLVASDVAALIAHTRQVVTLDDGEMATLKADDFRTYTTSGATTTATPETVEWEAASYDMGGHDTFMHKEISEQPDAVDRVLRGRIDDRFSTVHLGGLNLDPREARTIRRIKILGCGTSYHAGLIGAGLIESMARIPADAEPASEFRYRNPVVDPDTLYIAVSQSGETYDVLAAVQELKRKGARVLGVVNVVGSAIAREADGGVYVHAGPEVCVVSTKCFTNTVTAFALLALHLGRIRDLSVTDGKRIIEGLRKLPAQIQEILETEDEIKKIAAEYAGAQSMMFIGRVRGYPVALEASLKLKEISYIHAEAYPASELKHGPLALIEPALPTVAIVPDDDLLEKNRAALEEIKARSGRILAVAHQPQAKADHTIVVPKNEDELDPILMGIPLQLFAYHTALAMGRDIDKPRNLAKSVTVE encoded by the coding sequence ATGTGCGGAATTGTCGGTTACATCGGAAAGCGCGACGTCGCCCCCCTGCTCCTTGAGGGCCTGGCGCGTCTGGAGTACCGGGGATACGACTCGGCCGGCATGGTCGTCACCAGCCCGAAGGCCTCCGGCCTGAAGATGGTGAAGGCCAAGGGTCGCGTCCGTGACCTCGAAGCCCGTGTCCCCAAGCGCTTCACCGGCACCACCGGCATCGCCCACACCCGCTGGGCCACCCACGGCGCGCCGAGCGACGTCAACTCGCACCCGCACCTGGACCCCGAGAACAAGGTCGCCGTCGTCCACAACGGCATCGTCGACAACGCCCAGGAGCTCCGCGCCAAGCTGGAGGCCGACGGCGTCGTCTTCGCCTCCGAGACGGACACCGAGGTCATCACCCACCTCATCGCCCGCTCCCAGGCCGAGAGCCTGGAGGAGAAGGTCCGCGAGGCGCTCAAGGTCATCGAGGGCACCTACGGCATCGCCGTGATGCACGCCGACTTCAACGACCGCATCGTCGTGGCCCGCAACGGCTCGCCGGTCATCCTCGGCATCGGCGAGAAGGAGATGCTCGTCGCCTCCGACGTCGCCGCCCTGATCGCCCACACCCGCCAGGTCGTCACCCTCGACGACGGCGAGATGGCCACCCTGAAGGCCGACGACTTCCGCACGTACACGACCTCGGGCGCGACCACCACCGCCACCCCGGAGACCGTGGAGTGGGAGGCCGCCTCGTACGACATGGGTGGCCACGACACCTTCATGCACAAGGAGATCTCCGAGCAGCCCGACGCGGTCGACCGCGTGCTGCGCGGCCGCATCGACGACCGCTTCTCCACCGTGCACCTGGGCGGCCTGAACCTGGACCCGCGCGAGGCCCGCACCATCCGCCGCATCAAGATCCTCGGCTGCGGCACCTCGTACCACGCCGGCCTCATCGGCGCCGGGCTCATCGAGTCCATGGCCCGCATCCCCGCCGACGCCGAGCCGGCCTCGGAGTTCCGCTACCGCAACCCGGTCGTGGACCCCGACACCCTCTACATCGCCGTCTCCCAGTCCGGCGAGACCTACGACGTCCTCGCCGCCGTCCAGGAGCTGAAGCGCAAGGGCGCCCGCGTCCTCGGCGTGGTCAACGTGGTCGGCTCCGCCATCGCCCGCGAGGCCGACGGCGGCGTGTACGTCCACGCCGGCCCCGAGGTCTGCGTCGTCTCCACCAAGTGCTTCACCAACACGGTCACCGCCTTCGCGCTGCTCGCCCTGCACCTGGGCCGCATCCGCGACCTGTCCGTCACCGACGGCAAGCGGATCATCGAGGGCCTGCGCAAGCTGCCCGCGCAGATCCAGGAGATCCTCGAGACCGAGGACGAGATCAAGAAGATCGCCGCGGAGTACGCCGGCGCCCAGTCGATGATGTTCATCGGCCGCGTGCGGGGCTACCCCGTCGCCCTGGAGGCCTCCCTGAAGCTCAAGGAGATCTCCTACATCCACGCCGAGGCCTACCCGGCCTCCGAGCTGAAGCACGGCCCGCTCGCCCTCATCGAGCCGGCCCTGCCGACGGTCGCGATCGTCCCCGACGACGACCTGCTGGAGAAGAACCGCGCCGCCCTGGAGGAGATCAAGGCCCGCAGCGGCCGCATCCTCGCGGTCGCGCACCAGCCGCAGGCGAAGGCCGACCACACCATCGTCGTGCCGAAGAACGAGGACGAGCTGGACCCGATCCTGATGGGCATCCCGCTCCAGCTCTTCGCCTACCACACGGCGCTCGCCATGGGCCGCGACATCGACAAGCCGCGCAACCTGGCCAAGTCCGTCACGGTCGAGTAG